In [Leptolyngbya] sp. PCC 7376, a genomic segment contains:
- a CDS encoding YbaB/EbfC family nucleoid-associated protein, translating to MAKGQGFGLGLGKMKELANAFQKAQQVQEGAKKLQEELEAMNVEGTNADGSVKVILSGNQEPRSVEISDAAIAKGSADLSAAVTEALTDAYTKSTETMRSRMEELTSGLNIPGL from the coding sequence ATGGCAAAAGGACAAGGATTTGGTCTCGGACTTGGCAAGATGAAAGAACTTGCTAATGCGTTTCAAAAAGCACAACAGGTGCAAGAAGGAGCGAAAAAGCTCCAAGAAGAGCTTGAAGCAATGAACGTTGAAGGTACAAATGCTGATGGTTCTGTCAAAGTCATCCTTAGTGGTAATCAAGAACCCCGTAGTGTAGAAATCTCTGATGCGGCGATCGCCAAAGGTTCTGCGGATCTATCTGCAGCTGTCACTGAAGCACTCACTGACGCTTACACAAAATCTACTGAGACAATGCGCTCCAGAATGGAAGAACTCACTAGCGGCCTAAACATCCCTGGACTCTAA
- the murB gene encoding UDP-N-acetylmuramate dehydrogenase: MVCSPPSRSSITRLPVSTPQPSSSLIKSKINLAKFTSFRVGGDAEFYAEPTSLEETQACIEWYVDYREDLPLTILGAGSNLLISDHGLPGFVLNTHRLRYYHAETEGLLIASAGEPIARLAWNAAKRGWSGLEWAVGIPGSVGGSIVMNAGAHQGCVADVLQWVKVLEPDGSITQLEAEALDYRYRTSNLQGGDRLVLEAAFKLETGFEAKEIKRTTNANFKMRKETQPYHLPSCGSVFRNPYPKAAGRLIEELGLKGYRIGGAQVAERHANFILNCGDAKAMDIFQLIQHVQAQVEEHWEILLKPEVKILGDFSYANSPLK; this comes from the coding sequence ATGGTCTGCTCTCCCCCTTCCCGGTCTTCAATCACGAGACTCCCTGTCTCAACTCCCCAACCCTCATCCTCTTTAATCAAGTCAAAAATCAATCTAGCGAAGTTCACATCATTTCGGGTCGGTGGCGATGCGGAATTCTATGCCGAACCGACATCTCTAGAGGAAACTCAAGCTTGTATCGAATGGTATGTCGACTATCGCGAGGATCTACCGTTAACGATTTTAGGAGCTGGCTCTAACTTATTAATCAGCGACCATGGTTTACCTGGATTTGTGCTTAATACACATCGCCTTAGGTATTACCACGCTGAAACAGAAGGGTTATTGATTGCTAGTGCTGGGGAACCGATTGCTCGTCTCGCATGGAATGCAGCAAAACGGGGTTGGAGTGGTTTAGAATGGGCCGTTGGTATTCCGGGTAGTGTGGGAGGTAGTATCGTCATGAATGCAGGTGCTCACCAAGGTTGCGTTGCTGACGTGTTGCAATGGGTGAAAGTACTTGAGCCTGATGGTTCGATTACGCAGTTAGAGGCGGAAGCCCTTGATTATCGGTATCGAACATCTAATCTTCAGGGAGGCGATCGCCTCGTTCTGGAAGCAGCATTTAAGCTAGAAACTGGTTTTGAAGCAAAAGAAATTAAGCGCACAACCAACGCCAACTTCAAGATGCGTAAAGAAACCCAGCCTTATCACCTCCCTAGCTGTGGCAGTGTCTTCCGTAACCCTTACCCCAAAGCCGCTGGGCGGTTAATCGAAGAACTAGGACTTAAGGGTTATCGCATTGGTGGGGCACAAGTTGCAGAACGCCATGCAAACTTTATCTTGAATTGTGGTGATGCAAAAGCCATGGATATTTTTCAACTGATTCAGCATGTGCAAGCTCAAGTTGAAGAACATTGGGAGATTTTACTAAAACCTGAAGTGAAAATTCTCGGCGATTTTTCCTATGCAAACTCACCATTGAAATAG